From Vallitalea longa, one genomic window encodes:
- a CDS encoding ABC transporter ATP-binding protein, giving the protein MSHQVVIKNAVKVYGDYKAVNNANLTIKEGELFTLLGPSGCGKTTLLRMIAGFNKIDEGQISFGSKVINDIPAHKRNIGMVFQNYAIFPHMSVFNNVAYGLKARKINKAEINKRVSKALEMVQMTQFKDRQPTQLSGGQQQRIALARAIVIHPDVLLMDEPLSNLDAKLRVTMRTIIRKLQKDLKITTIYVTHDQEEALAISDRIAVMKLGVIQQVGTPVNIYKSPQNTFIGDFIGTSNYLKGKVMGKDKNGTKISVNEKIINIKLSKDYQGEVIVGARPEEITIVDRKDDEISGEIIIGTFLGDFINYEIKLSNGKIIEVNEYTKDISHIRNSGDKVSLILSSNKIHVYDGTGEEVLL; this is encoded by the coding sequence ATGAGTCATCAAGTCGTAATAAAAAATGCAGTTAAAGTATATGGTGACTATAAAGCAGTGAATAACGCTAATTTAACAATTAAAGAAGGTGAATTATTTACATTATTAGGTCCATCAGGGTGTGGGAAAACAACTTTATTACGTATGATTGCAGGTTTTAACAAGATAGATGAAGGTCAAATATCTTTCGGAAGTAAAGTTATTAATGATATTCCTGCTCATAAAAGAAATATAGGAATGGTTTTTCAAAATTACGCAATTTTTCCTCATATGTCAGTTTTTAATAATGTGGCATATGGTTTGAAAGCACGAAAAATAAATAAAGCCGAAATTAACAAAAGAGTATCAAAAGCTCTTGAAATGGTACAGATGACACAATTCAAGGATAGGCAGCCTACACAATTAAGTGGAGGTCAACAGCAGAGAATTGCACTTGCGAGAGCAATTGTTATTCATCCAGATGTATTATTGATGGATGAACCACTTAGTAATCTTGATGCGAAATTACGTGTAACAATGAGAACAATCATAAGAAAACTTCAAAAAGATCTTAAGATAACAACTATTTATGTTACACATGACCAAGAAGAAGCCTTAGCGATATCAGATAGAATAGCTGTTATGAAATTAGGGGTTATACAGCAAGTAGGAACACCAGTTAATATATATAAATCACCCCAAAATACTTTTATAGGTGATTTTATAGGTACTTCCAATTACTTGAAGGGCAAAGTAATGGGAAAAGATAAAAATGGGACAAAAATAAGTGTTAATGAAAAGATCATCAATATTAAATTAAGCAAAGATTACCAAGGGGAAGTTATCGTTGGTGCTAGACCAGAGGAAATAACAATTGTTGATAGGAAAGATGATGAGATTAGTGGAGAAATAATAATAGGTACTTTCTTAGGAGATTTCATAAATTATGAAATTAAGCTTAGCAATGGGAAAATTATAGAAGTGAATGAGTATACAAAAGATATATCACATATAAGGAATTCTGGTGATAAAGTAAGTTTGATATTATCTTCTAATAAAATTCACGTATATGATGGCACTGGCGAGGAGGTACTTCTATGA
- a CDS encoding ABC transporter substrate-binding protein has product MKKLLVLFLVLVLGATTLTACGNKEKKDSKDVVKDVDNGSKADGVQENETDSLVVYSPHKADMINPIVKEFQETTGIKVEVVAAGTGELLKRIESEKDNALGDVMWGGGAESLNAFKQYFEPYESEESKMIDTIFIDRENAWTGTSPLPMIIMYNKKLVKPEDVPTSWKDLLDDKWKGKIAYADPTRSGSSFTILATMLAAYKNEEDQGWKFIKDFYSNLDGKIISGSSGVYKGVADGEYAVGLTLEKTAMEYVNAGAEVGIVYPSEGTSSVPDGVALIKGAKNESNAKKFMDFVLTTKIQQFVLDNFASRPVRDDVEIGDNLPKMSEIKLVDYDLQWVSDNKEDLVKKWKDIVIGRY; this is encoded by the coding sequence ATGAAAAAATTATTGGTTCTTTTTTTAGTACTTGTTTTAGGGGCTACAACTTTAACAGCTTGTGGAAATAAAGAGAAAAAGGATAGTAAAGATGTAGTTAAAGATGTAGATAATGGTAGTAAAGCTGATGGGGTACAAGAAAATGAAACAGACAGTTTGGTAGTGTACAGTCCACATAAAGCAGATATGATTAATCCAATTGTAAAAGAATTTCAAGAAACTACAGGGATTAAAGTAGAAGTTGTCGCAGCAGGAACAGGCGAGTTATTAAAAAGAATAGAATCGGAAAAAGATAATGCTCTAGGAGATGTTATGTGGGGAGGAGGAGCAGAATCACTAAATGCTTTCAAACAGTATTTTGAACCATATGAGAGCGAAGAATCTAAAATGATAGATACTATTTTTATAGATAGAGAAAATGCATGGACTGGGACAAGCCCATTACCAATGATTATTATGTACAATAAGAAATTAGTTAAACCAGAAGATGTGCCAACATCATGGAAAGATCTATTGGATGATAAATGGAAAGGTAAAATCGCTTATGCAGACCCAACTAGGTCAGGTTCATCTTTTACAATACTTGCGACAATGTTAGCTGCTTATAAGAATGAAGAAGACCAAGGCTGGAAATTCATTAAAGATTTCTACAGTAATCTAGATGGTAAGATAATTTCAGGTTCGTCGGGAGTGTATAAGGGTGTAGCTGATGGTGAATATGCGGTAGGTCTGACTCTCGAGAAGACAGCAATGGAATATGTAAATGCTGGCGCTGAAGTAGGTATAGTATATCCTAGTGAAGGAACTTCATCTGTACCAGATGGTGTTGCATTAATAAAAGGGGCTAAGAATGAATCAAATGCAAAAAAATTCATGGATTTTGTTCTTACAACTAAAATTCAACAATTTGTATTAGATAATTTTGCTTCAAGGCCAGTACGTGATGATGTGGAAATAGGTGATAACTTACCTAAAATGTCTGAAATCAAGTTAGTCGATTATGATTTGCAATGGGTGTCAGATAATAAAGAAGATTTAGTCAAGAAATGGAAGGATATTGTTATAGGAAGATATTAA
- a CDS encoding Ger(x)C family spore germination C-terminal domain-containing protein, producing the protein MKKHKKIIIILELLITTCLISGCYDTYPIEELGVLLGVGYDIEFGDKVIYVDPAEIPIIGEGIIASNTYIGKGHTVFELVENRMTKMPSRFSLGTELVSIISEERARFGIEDLIDSILRDPNAGLKSLIAVNKGRCVDYYTVHNKSEETNSDILYNVIRLAHLSNFFTKDVSVDNIIRIYYQEGRKICLPYIELISEKPQITGLALFSHNKMAHKVPIKEAKLLNLLRNYDGKGYLYLSADEDQEFFDIEEFENYKNIISNNPLKYIDFNGNSSRKVKVSMEEGRLKYDIIVDISGVMLINTLVEQKLDKNTVGLIEKAFTKKMEKQLSEEVSKVQKVYKEDFLDITQYAVAKYGRQSVYSSDEYFENSIINVKVNFKIESVGRNSEN; encoded by the coding sequence ATGAAAAAGCATAAAAAGATAATCATCATACTTGAATTGTTAATTACAACTTGTTTAATAAGCGGCTGTTACGATACTTATCCTATAGAGGAGTTAGGGGTTCTGTTGGGAGTTGGATATGATATTGAATTTGGTGATAAGGTTATCTATGTAGATCCAGCAGAAATTCCCATAATAGGAGAGGGGATTATAGCTTCTAACACTTATATCGGAAAAGGGCATACTGTATTTGAATTAGTTGAAAATCGTATGACGAAGATGCCTTCAAGATTCTCTTTAGGTACAGAGTTAGTGTCTATAATTAGTGAAGAAAGAGCTAGATTCGGGATAGAAGATCTCATTGATTCTATACTTAGAGATCCCAATGCAGGTTTGAAATCTCTTATTGCAGTAAATAAAGGAAGATGTGTAGATTACTATACCGTCCATAATAAAAGTGAAGAGACTAATTCAGACATATTATATAATGTAATAAGATTAGCACACCTTTCTAATTTTTTTACTAAAGATGTTTCGGTTGATAATATCATACGAATATATTATCAAGAAGGTAGGAAAATATGTCTGCCATATATAGAACTAATCAGTGAAAAACCACAAATAACAGGTTTAGCATTATTCAGCCATAATAAAATGGCACATAAAGTTCCTATAAAAGAAGCAAAATTACTGAATCTATTAAGAAATTATGATGGTAAAGGATATCTCTATTTATCAGCAGATGAAGATCAAGAATTCTTTGATATTGAGGAATTTGAAAATTATAAGAATATCATTTCTAACAATCCACTAAAATATATAGACTTTAATGGTAACAGTAGTAGAAAAGTTAAAGTATCTATGGAGGAAGGTCGATTAAAATATGATATTATCGTTGATATATCAGGTGTTATGTTGATTAATACATTAGTGGAACAGAAACTTGATAAAAATACAGTGGGGTTAATAGAAAAAGCGTTTACTAAGAAAATGGAAAAACAATTGTCTGAGGAGGTAAGTAAGGTGCAAAAAGTCTACAAAGAAGATTTTTTGGATATTACACAATATGCAGTGGCTAAATATGGAAGGCAAAGTGTATATAGTAGTGATGAATATTTTGAGAATTCCATAATAAATGTAAAAGTTAATTTCAAAATCGAATCTGTAGGTAGGAATAGTGAGAATTAG
- a CDS encoding endospore germination permease — protein MNKNTITRYQYIFITVGTMIGIGIGFLGSSGAAVAHQDAWITTLLCGMYPIIIVITSYIIDKKSNHEDFFVLIKKVYGKFIALIIIFIFFIYFLTIMTSIVSAFTNNLIQTINSYLAPYYIIIPCLIVSAFVTMSGLNVVGRISQFYFYLTVIFILSLIFILPKGSFVNIQPILHNPSEIPKGMIENLTQYSLVEVSFIIISKISNRKKVLRAGLFACLITIFIYTFVSFAVIYYLGWELSSRIDYPLFYIIGTISFPIFSNLTAVFTFFWGLIVLKTIICSNYLVSYCISSFAGISEKIAVFVAAIFAAIYSYFMISEHNRLNIVGTYLKYFVVFSILFGIITAILVQIRYRSNKNEKA, from the coding sequence TTGAATAAGAATACTATAACTAGATATCAATATATATTCATAACCGTTGGAACCATGATTGGTATAGGTATTGGATTTCTAGGTTCATCTGGTGCAGCTGTAGCCCATCAAGATGCTTGGATTACAACCTTGCTTTGTGGTATGTACCCAATAATTATTGTGATAACTTCATATATCATTGATAAGAAATCTAATCATGAAGATTTCTTTGTACTGATAAAAAAAGTATATGGAAAATTTATAGCTCTAATTATCATATTTATATTTTTCATATATTTTTTAACAATAATGACAAGTATAGTTTCTGCATTCACAAATAATTTAATACAAACTATAAATTCATATTTGGCACCGTATTATATAATAATTCCTTGTTTGATAGTTTCGGCTTTTGTGACCATGTCAGGGTTAAATGTTGTGGGTAGAATTTCACAATTTTATTTTTATTTGACAGTAATCTTTATTCTGTCATTGATTTTTATATTGCCAAAAGGTTCTTTTGTCAATATTCAGCCTATACTTCATAATCCTTCAGAAATACCAAAAGGTATGATTGAGAACCTTACACAATATTCTTTAGTTGAAGTAAGCTTCATTATAATTAGTAAGATATCAAATCGAAAGAAAGTGTTAAGAGCTGGATTATTTGCTTGTCTAATCACTATTTTCATATATACATTTGTTAGTTTCGCAGTAATTTATTATTTGGGTTGGGAACTTTCTTCACGCATTGATTATCCATTGTTCTATATAATAGGAACCATTTCATTTCCGATATTTTCTAATCTAACTGCGGTGTTTACTTTTTTCTGGGGACTTATTGTTTTGAAAACCATCATATGCAGCAATTATCTTGTTTCTTATTGTATATCGAGTTTTGCTGGAATAAGTGAAAAAATTGCAGTTTTTGTAGCTGCGATTTTTGCAGCGATCTATTCATATTTCATGATATCAGAACATAATAGGTTGAATATAGTTGGAACTTATTTAAAATATTTCGTAGTCTTTAGCATATTGTTTGGAATTATAACAGCAATCTTAGTACAGATAAGATATAGGAGTAATAAAAATGAAAAAGCATAA
- a CDS encoding spore germination protein, giving the protein MITKNLTDDIKRNKHLIYSSLASNYNLKYRDIVLKGNINCLIIYIDGISDKNSIEKHIIAPLLFQIETKLPHTSSLALYISKRYISINSTEISSEVKKVCESLKRGQTIILLDNEENAIICDTFQNNFRKVSDAKIEENIRGAKSAFVESVKINISMIQEKLINNNLRIEKYVFGKENNSEGALLYLEGTIDKNILNKIKEKLDNVKANYIPDTGMLMQYMEKRPFSVFPQYKTVEKPDKAVSDIIQGKAIIFVDGCSYAVTVPVVFIEFFQAFEDYSNKIVLANFDRVIRLLALIIILLASPLYLVLISYNIDLIPQDLIYIISESRQNIPLPPFIEILLMEVVIEFLREGGLRLPSMVGQTLSIVGGIILGQAAINSGFVSPTTLMVISITVICTFLIPNYEMSLTIRICRFVILILAQILGLFGIMLGLFALIAYLISIDSFSVPYFSPIAPMRQKDLQDSLIRAPLKNISKVPKSFSKGGK; this is encoded by the coding sequence ATGATAACTAAAAATTTAACTGATGATATTAAAAGGAATAAACATCTGATTTATTCTTCTCTAGCGTCAAATTATAATCTCAAATATAGAGATATAGTATTGAAGGGTAATATAAATTGTTTAATAATCTATATAGATGGCATAAGTGATAAAAATAGTATTGAAAAACATATAATAGCACCTTTATTATTTCAAATAGAGACTAAACTTCCACATACTTCATCACTGGCGCTTTATATTTCAAAAAGATATATTTCTATTAATTCCACTGAAATATCAAGTGAAGTGAAGAAAGTATGTGAGAGCCTTAAGCGTGGGCAAACTATAATACTATTGGATAATGAAGAGAATGCTATTATTTGTGATACTTTTCAAAATAATTTCAGAAAAGTATCTGATGCCAAGATTGAAGAAAACATAAGAGGTGCCAAGAGCGCTTTTGTTGAAAGTGTTAAAATAAATATTTCCATGATTCAAGAAAAATTGATTAATAATAATCTCAGAATAGAAAAATATGTTTTCGGAAAAGAAAACAATAGTGAAGGTGCTCTACTATATCTGGAAGGTACTATAGATAAAAACATACTAAATAAAATAAAAGAAAAGTTAGACAATGTGAAAGCCAATTATATTCCTGATACAGGGATGCTTATGCAGTATATGGAAAAGCGTCCCTTTAGTGTTTTCCCGCAGTACAAAACAGTTGAAAAACCAGATAAAGCTGTTTCTGATATTATACAAGGAAAAGCGATAATATTTGTTGATGGATGTTCTTATGCTGTTACTGTACCGGTTGTTTTTATAGAATTTTTTCAAGCTTTTGAAGACTATTCTAATAAAATTGTTCTAGCTAATTTTGATAGAGTTATAAGATTATTGGCATTAATCATAATTTTGTTGGCTTCACCATTATACCTGGTTTTAATTAGTTACAATATAGATCTGATTCCACAAGATTTAATCTATATCATATCTGAATCTAGGCAGAATATTCCGCTGCCTCCTTTCATAGAAATATTGCTGATGGAAGTTGTTATTGAGTTTTTAAGAGAGGGTGGTCTGAGATTGCCTTCAATGGTAGGTCAGACTTTAAGCATTGTAGGTGGTATTATCCTAGGACAAGCAGCAATCAATTCAGGATTTGTTAGTCCTACAACCTTAATGGTCATTTCTATAACTGTAATATGTACTTTTCTGATTCCTAATTATGAGATGAGTCTTACCATTAGAATATGCAGATTCGTAATATTGATACTTGCCCAGATTTTAGGACTTTTTGGAATAATGTTAGGTCTATTCGCATTAATAGCATATTTGATAAGTATAGATAGTTTTTCAGTACCATATTTTTCCCCTATAGCGCCTATGAGACAAAAAGATTTGCAAGATAGTCTAATAAGAGCTCCATTAAAAAATATCAGTAAAGTTCCTAAAAGCTTCTCGAAGGGGGGAAAATAA
- a CDS encoding CotS family spore coat protein, whose translation MLEEYNNIFEQFEIKVKNGYKGRGAYILDTNKGLKLFKEIRMHREKIKFMYEIEEYLYKKGFTNIDRLTMSRDKNPFCEDDGTIYIMKNWVNGREIFFNDEEEIYDSVKNLAVLHKCGSNFPIGSKYKNYVKLGSLPNKLNRHNIELVRIRNKIRKMGKWSEFDICFLSSFNYYYKKAVEALSLIELSEYNNLVNGYHKSNVITHGQYIHHNILVSNKKLHTMNFEYCNIDIPVIDLYRLMRKVLEKNDWNIGLGIEAIEKYISINPLSKEELDILLYLIMYPEKFWKISNYYFNLNRAWKPKQSLIKLNKLINQKEKKERFIRELKKTLSSK comes from the coding sequence ATGCTTGAGGAATACAATAACATTTTTGAACAATTTGAAATAAAGGTCAAAAATGGTTATAAAGGACGAGGGGCATATATATTAGATACTAATAAGGGTTTGAAGCTATTTAAAGAAATCCGAATGCATCGAGAAAAAATAAAATTCATGTATGAAATAGAAGAATATCTTTATAAGAAAGGATTCACCAATATCGATAGATTGACAATGTCAAGAGATAAGAATCCCTTCTGTGAGGATGATGGTACAATCTATATTATGAAAAATTGGGTTAACGGAAGAGAGATCTTTTTTAATGATGAAGAGGAAATCTATGATTCTGTTAAGAATTTAGCTGTATTACATAAATGTGGTTCTAATTTCCCCATAGGCAGTAAGTATAAGAACTATGTGAAATTAGGCTCATTACCGAATAAGTTGAATAGACATAATATTGAGTTAGTAAGAATCAGAAACAAAATAAGGAAAATGGGAAAATGGTCAGAATTCGATATTTGTTTTTTGAGTAGTTTTAATTATTATTATAAAAAAGCAGTTGAAGCACTTTCTCTAATAGAATTATCAGAATATAATAATTTGGTTAATGGATATCATAAGAGTAATGTCATCACACATGGACAATATATTCACCATAACATATTAGTCAGTAATAAAAAATTGCATACTATGAATTTCGAATACTGCAACATTGATATCCCTGTAATAGACCTATATCGTTTAATGAGAAAAGTATTAGAAAAGAATGATTGGAACATAGGACTGGGAATAGAAGCAATAGAAAAATATATCAGCATAAATCCATTAAGTAAAGAGGAACTTGATATATTATTATATCTTATCATGTATCCTGAAAAATTCTGGAAAATAAGTAACTACTATTTTAATTTAAATAGGGCTTGGAAGCCAAAACAAAGTTTAATTAAGCTAAATAAACTTATTAATCAAAAAGAAAAAAAAGAAAGATTCATCAGAGAGCTCAAGAAAACTCTATCAAGCAAATAA
- a CDS encoding CCA tRNA nucleotidyltransferase — MNKVKIDMPYYAKKIIDELMENGYEAYLVGGCVRDSLIGKVPNDWDITTSALPNVVKKLFDKTIDTGLKHGTVTILMDKHPIEVTTYRIDGEYEDNRRPSTVEFTNNLVEDLKRRDFTINAMAYNHKTGLVDVFNGIDDLEKGIIRCVGNPYERFNEDALRMLRAIRFSAQLGYIIDQKTRKDIIKCSSLIKNVSMERIQVELNKTLTSDNPKLFMETYKLELMKYILPEFVPCIGNPQNHPYHSYDIGEHILRSVSAIKADKTLRWTMLLHDIGKPRVKTTDESGIDHFYGHEKVSSEMAMSILKRLKFDNNTINKVVKLIKYHDITIKNSYKCIRRILKKIGHELFSDFLLVKKADVMSQNPDKLDDGLIMISNTKKIYEEIKANDQCISLKQLKVNGQDLINLGLAKGPEIGIILNKLLDMVIEDPNKNNKEQLIEIVQEIKN, encoded by the coding sequence ATGAATAAAGTAAAGATAGATATGCCTTACTATGCAAAAAAAATAATTGATGAACTCATGGAAAATGGATATGAGGCATATTTAGTTGGGGGATGTGTCAGAGACAGTCTAATAGGTAAAGTACCGAATGACTGGGATATAACCACTTCTGCACTACCTAATGTAGTTAAAAAATTATTTGATAAAACTATAGATACAGGATTGAAACATGGTACTGTAACTATACTTATGGATAAACACCCTATTGAGGTTACAACATATAGGATTGATGGAGAATATGAAGATAACAGAAGACCCAGTACAGTAGAATTTACTAATAATCTAGTAGAGGATTTGAAAAGACGAGATTTCACAATTAATGCAATGGCATATAATCATAAAACCGGATTAGTAGATGTATTTAATGGAATAGATGACTTAGAAAAAGGAATCATTCGTTGTGTTGGCAACCCATATGAGCGGTTTAATGAAGATGCACTAAGGATGCTGAGGGCAATACGTTTCTCTGCTCAATTAGGATATATAATAGATCAAAAGACCAGAAAAGATATCATTAAATGTTCATCTCTAATAAAAAATGTTAGTATGGAGAGAATACAAGTAGAACTTAATAAAACTTTAACATCAGACAATCCAAAGCTATTTATGGAAACATATAAACTCGAATTAATGAAATATATACTTCCTGAATTCGTACCATGCATTGGTAATCCTCAGAATCATCCATATCACAGTTATGATATAGGAGAACATATATTAAGGTCAGTTAGTGCTATAAAGGCAGATAAAACTCTAAGATGGACCATGTTGTTACATGATATAGGAAAACCAAGAGTAAAAACAACGGATGAATCAGGAATAGACCATTTTTATGGGCATGAAAAAGTCAGCTCAGAAATGGCAATGTCTATTCTGAAAAGGTTGAAATTTGATAATAATACTATCAATAAAGTCGTAAAATTAATTAAATACCATGATATTACAATAAAAAATAGCTATAAATGTATAAGAAGGATATTGAAAAAAATAGGTCATGAGCTATTCAGTGATTTCTTACTAGTCAAAAAAGCAGATGTCATGTCTCAAAATCCTGATAAACTAGACGATGGATTAATAATGATTAGTAATACTAAGAAGATATATGAAGAAATTAAAGCAAATGATCAATGCATAAGTCTTAAACAGTTAAAGGTAAACGGACAAGACCTGATTAATCTTGGTCTTGCAAAAGGACCTGAAATAGGAATAATCCTTAATAAGCTATTGGATATGGTAATAGAAGATCCAAATAAAAATAATAAAGAACAGTTGATAGAAATAGTACAAGAAATTAAAAATTAA
- the manA gene encoding mannose-6-phosphate isomerase, class I, giving the protein MLYPLFFEPDYKERVWGGTMLQDKLNKSIPFKNTGESWEVACHDNGNSTIRNGSLQGKTLKEVVGTSSKELLGYEIDDNDKFPLLIKFIDAKDKLSVQVHPEDEYAKLNENGELGKSEAWYILDAEPGAKLIAGLKDNVTKDDFVKALEDGHLEQVLNEVEVEAGDVINIPAGFVHAIEDGILLAEIQQNSDTTYRVYDWNRVGLDGNMRELHVDKSLDVIDFEGKHSKDIVPGLSIKDGDNDIIYYVANKYFSIEKLGLKGTKKEDTHNKFIIYMCTSGCGEVIHNNTRYSFNLGDSFMIPASLGEFILEGDASLIKTYIPDIQKDIINELESAGYTKEDIMSRVRISQ; this is encoded by the coding sequence ATGTTATATCCATTATTTTTTGAACCAGATTACAAAGAAAGAGTCTGGGGAGGTACAATGTTACAAGATAAATTGAATAAATCTATCCCTTTTAAGAATACAGGTGAAAGCTGGGAAGTTGCTTGTCATGATAATGGTAATTCTACTATCAGAAATGGTAGCTTACAAGGAAAAACACTAAAAGAAGTTGTAGGAACCAGCTCAAAAGAATTACTTGGTTATGAAATAGATGACAATGATAAATTCCCTCTATTAATAAAGTTTATTGATGCAAAAGACAAATTATCTGTACAAGTCCATCCAGAAGATGAATATGCTAAGTTAAATGAAAATGGTGAACTGGGTAAAAGTGAGGCTTGGTATATATTAGATGCTGAACCCGGTGCAAAACTGATAGCAGGTCTGAAAGATAATGTGACTAAAGATGATTTTGTAAAAGCTCTTGAAGATGGTCATCTTGAACAGGTATTGAATGAAGTGGAAGTTGAAGCAGGAGATGTTATCAACATACCAGCAGGATTTGTACATGCCATAGAAGATGGTATATTATTAGCTGAAATACAACAAAATTCAGATACCACATACAGAGTTTATGACTGGAACAGAGTAGGACTTGATGGTAATATGAGAGAACTTCATGTTGATAAATCACTTGATGTCATTGATTTTGAAGGAAAGCACAGCAAGGACATAGTTCCAGGGCTCAGTATAAAAGACGGTGATAATGACATAATCTATTATGTAGCAAATAAATATTTTTCTATTGAAAAACTAGGTTTGAAGGGAACTAAGAAAGAAGATACACATAACAAATTTATAATATATATGTGTACATCAGGTTGTGGTGAAGTCATCCATAATAATACTAGATATTCTTTCAACTTGGGAGATTCTTTTATGATACCAGCATCACTTGGAGAATTTATTTTAGAGGGAGATGCTTCATTGATTAAAACATATATTCCAGATATACAAAAAGACATTATCAACGAATTAGAAAGTGCTGGTTATACTAAGGAAGATATAATGAGTCGTGTAAGGATAAGCCAATAG
- a CDS encoding ABC transporter permease, translating into MLRDILIKELKRVFTDRRLVFSAIILPAISIFVVYTIMGSMMDNMLDDIEEHTSIVYVQNAPEGFEKNIDEEKLNMKISYIDNTMDTSSIKDQIKNGEVDLIVQFEEGFLDRVNNYESEKLPPQVKTFYNPSEEYSSDSRNRFIENPLEKYKNQILTNRFGDIKNIKAFDVDRNYEESIIVDEKKASGQGMSMLLPMLISIILFSGAMGIGIDTIAGEKERGTMATLLLTPVKRETIALGKVIGLGIIAIISALVSFAAIIASMPFASKMLTGGADMDLGALKFSGVQLLQLLIIMITLVGIFVGLICLLSVRARTVKEAGTYVTPVFMIVMIASFSTMFKGGATELYHYAIPVYGSVSALKAALSFELTMNQFLVTAISAFIVSLILVKLITHTFNDEKVMLNA; encoded by the coding sequence ATGTTAAGAGATATATTGATTAAAGAGTTGAAAAGAGTATTTACTGATCGTAGATTAGTATTTTCAGCAATCATATTGCCAGCTATCAGTATTTTTGTTGTGTATACCATTATGGGAAGTATGATGGATAATATGCTGGATGATATAGAAGAACATACATCAATAGTATATGTTCAGAATGCACCAGAAGGATTTGAAAAAAATATAGATGAAGAAAAATTGAATATGAAAATAAGTTATATAGATAACACCATGGATACATCATCAATCAAAGATCAAATAAAGAATGGTGAAGTCGATTTGATAGTGCAATTCGAAGAAGGATTCCTTGATAGAGTTAATAACTATGAGAGTGAGAAGTTGCCACCACAAGTTAAAACATTCTATAATCCCTCAGAAGAGTATTCATCAGACTCTAGAAATAGATTTATTGAAAATCCTCTAGAGAAATATAAAAATCAGATTCTAACTAATAGATTTGGAGATATCAAAAATATAAAAGCTTTTGATGTTGATAGAAATTATGAAGAATCTATCATTGTTGATGAGAAAAAAGCATCAGGGCAAGGAATGTCCATGTTATTACCTATGTTAATATCCATTATCTTATTTTCTGGAGCGATGGGTATAGGTATTGATACAATCGCAGGTGAAAAAGAGAGAGGAACAATGGCTACATTATTATTAACTCCCGTCAAGAGAGAAACCATCGCTCTTGGTAAAGTGATAGGACTTGGTATTATAGCAATCATTAGTGCCCTGGTTTCTTTTGCGGCAATTATCGCTTCAATGCCATTCGCATCAAAAATGTTGACTGGAGGAGCAGATATGGACTTAGGTGCTCTTAAGTTCTCAGGGGTTCAGTTGTTACAATTATTAATCATCATGATTACTCTTGTTGGTATTTTCGTAGGATTAATTTGCCTATTATCAGTTAGAGCTAGAACAGTAAAAGAAGCAGGAACATATGTCACACCTGTATTCATGATAGTTATGATTGCATCATTCTCTACTATGTTCAAAGGAGGGGCTACAGAATTATATCATTATGCAATTCCAGTGTACGGAAGCGTTTCTGCATTAAAAGCAGCGTTATCATTTGAATTGACAATGAACCAATTTCTTGTAACAGCTATTTCAGCATTTATCGTTAGTTTGATATTGGTAAAACTGATTACTCATACTTTTAATGATGAAAAAGTAATGCTCAATGCGTAA